A stretch of DNA from Yoonia sp. BS5-3:
GCACCGGCATTACCCGCATGCGCGGACAATGGACCGACGTTTTGGGCAAACCCTGCATGCCCATGGTCCACCCGGCCTATCTGCTACGTAACACCCTCGCCAAGCGCGAGACTTGGGCCGACCTTCTGGCGTTGAACGCCCGTTTGCGCCAGAAAGAGGCCTAAAAGATGAGCCGCATTGATGAGACCTTGGATTTTGTTCCCGTGCGGGTCGCCATCCTGACCGTCAGCGATACCCGCCAACTGGTAGATGACAAATCCGGTCAAACACTGGTCGGACGGATTGCAGCGGCTGGCCACCACATCGCGGATCGCCAGATTGTGACCGACGACCGGGCAAAGATTGTGGAATGCTTGCAAAGATGGTGCGCGGACTCTTCGGTTGATGTTGTGATCTCAACCGGTGGGACGGGGCTGACAGGGCGCGATGTCACGGTAGAGGCCCATCGTGATGTATATGAAAAGGAAATCGATGCTTTTGGCACAGTTTTTACGATTGTGAGCATGCAAAAGATCGGTACATCGGCGGTCCAAAGTCGCGCAACAGCTGGCGTTGCCCAAGGCACTTACTTGTTCGCCCTGCCCGGCAGCCCGGGTGCTTGCAAGGACGCATGGGACGAAATTTTGTGCAAACAGCTCGATTTTCGGCACAGACCCTGCAATTTTGTCGAAATAATGCCCCGTTTGGACGAGCATTTGCGACGGAAGTAACAAGTTCACGCGTTTAACTAGAAATAACCAAGTCGACTGCTAAATCATCGGCGTGGACCAAGGGATATTCTGATGCGTTTTCTTCGCCGTAGCCTGATGGGCGTCTTTCTACTAAGTGTTACACTGGTGCTGCTGGCCTGGGCTGGCAATATGGTCCGCGAGGCTGTGACCGCCCGCCTCAATGAAGAACCACGCAACTTTCCTCAGCGCGAACGTGTTTTGGCTGTGAATGTCATTACGCTTGAACCGCAGACAATAACCCCGGTTCTGACGGTTTTTGGTGAATTGCGCAGCCAACGGACTTTGGATTTGCGTAGCGCCACAAGCGGCACCGTTCTAGAGGCCAGTGACGCGTTGGTTGAGGGTGGCGCTGTCACACAAGGCCAGCTGCTGCTGACCATCGATCCGGTCGAAGCCCAAGCCGCATTGGACCGTGTCCGCGCCGACCTGCAAGATGCTCAAGCTGAATTGCGCGACGCTGAACGGTCATTGCTTTTGGAACAAGATGAACTCTCTGCGGCGCAGGAACAGGCTAATTTGCGCGCTCAGGCCGTCACCCGGGCCCGTGATCTGCAAGAGCGCGGCGTTGGCACGGCCGCCACCGTTGAAACCGCCGAATTGGCCGCATCGTCGGCGCAGGCCGCTGTGTTAACGCGCAGGCAGGCATTGGCATCAGCACAGGCACGGATTGACCAGGCCACAACCCGCTTGGCGCGTGCCGAAATCAGTGTCTCAGAGGCTGAGCGTGATCTGTCCGACACCGAGGTTTTTGCCGCGTTCGACGGCGTTCTGGCCGATGTATCGATCAGTCCCGGCGGACGCGTGACCGCCAATGAACTTATCGCCCAGCTCGTTGATCCAACCCGGCTTGAAGTCGCGTTTCGGGTTTCAACCTCGCAATATGCCAGGCTTTTGGATGGGGATGGCACCTTGATTACCGCTCCGGTTCGCGTGGCTTTGGATGTTTCAGGCGTCAACCTTGTCGCTGAAGGGCAGATCACACGCGAAGGTGCCTCGGTCGGGACAGGACAGACGGGTCGGTTACTCTTTGCCCGTCTTGATAGCTCACCCGGCTTTCGTCCAGGCGACTTTGTAACTGTCAGCATTGACGAACCCCAGCTGGACCGCGTCGCCCTTGTATCGGCCACCGCAGTTTCTGCGGATGGCACCGTGTTGGTTGTCGGTGACGAGGATCGTTTGCAAAGCGTTGCGGTTGATCTGCTGCGACGTCAGGGCGATGATGTGATTATCACTGTGCGCGGATTGGCCGGACAAACCATTGTTGCCGAACGCTCGCCTTTGCTTGGTGACGGCATCAAAGTGAACCCGATCCGGCCAGGCGGCAGCGAAACAGAGCCCGCCGAGCCTGAAATGATTGCCCTTGATGCGGACCGTCGCGCAAAGTTGATCGCCTTTGTGAATGAAGGCCGTATGCCCGATGAGGTCAAAGCGCGTATCATCGGGCAACTGGAGCAAGAAGAAGTGTCATCGGAAACGGTGGCCCGGCTTGAAAGCAGGATGGGCAGCTAATGGTCACTGGCGGCGAAAAACTCACGGCGGGTGCCGGCGGCATCCTGTCCTATTTTACCCGGCACCGGACAGCCGCGAATTTGCTACTGGTTTTGATGCTGACGGCAGGTCTGTTGTCCTTCCCCAATATGCGCGCCCAGTTTTTCCCCGATGTCGTCGTCGATGATATCGACGTCACCGTGACATGGTCAGGCGCGGGCGCAGAGGATGTCGATGCCGCCATTGTACAAGTGTTGGAACCTGTCTTGCTGGGGGTTGAAGGTGTCACCGCATCATCTGCGACATCCAGCGAGGGCCGTGCCTCTATCCAGCTAGAGTTTGAACCCGGCTATGATATCGACCGCGCCGCCGAAGATGTGCAGCTGGCCGTCGATGGCGCCTCGAACCTGCCCGAAGATGCCGAAGACCCATCTGTCCGCCGCGGCGGTTGGTCTGACCGCGTCACTGATGTGGTGATCACCGGTCCTGTTGGCGTTGATCAACTGGGCCGCTTTGCCGACGAAATGGCCGCCCGGCTATTTGCAGAAGGCGTCACCCAAGTCTTTGTGCAAGGCGTCGCTGCTCCTTCGACAATTGTTGAGGTCCCTTCCCTTTCATTAGTTGAACATGGCATCGGGCTAGCCGATATCTCTGCCCGGATCGCTGAAGAGGCCGAGGCCGATCCGGCGGGTGATGTATCTGGCAATGCCCGTGTGCGCACCGGTGTTGCCAAGCGCAGCGCGCAAGATATTGGCGCGATTGTGCTACGGTCGAACCCCGATGGTTCAAACCTGACTATCGCGGATGTTGCAACCGTGCGTGTGGAAGGTGCCGATCGCGCGCGCGCCTATTTCGTCGGGGATGACCCGGCCATTAAGATCCGCGTTCTGCGCTCCGCAACGGGCGATGCCATCGGGATGCAAGCAACCGTCGGCGAGGTCGCAGACGAACTGACGGCCGAGCTGCCAACAGGCGTAACCGTTAACCTAACCAATGGCCGGGCCGAGGCCATTTCAGCCCGTTTGGATATTCTACTCGAAAATGGCTTGAGCGGTTTGGCGCTGGTCGTCGTCCTGTTGTTCTTGTTCTTGAATGTGCGCACCGCATTCTGGGTCGCATTTGGCATTCCCGTCGCGATGCTGGCCGCAATCGCTCTGATGTATGCTGTTGGCATTACGATCAACATGATTTCGCTTTTCGCGCTGATCATCACCTTGGGGATCGTTGTCGATGATGCCATTGTTGTCGGTGAACACGCGGATTTCCGCGTCCGAGCTTTGGGCGAACATCCGACCGTCGCTTCGGAAAACGCAGCCCGCCGCATGTTCAGCCCGGTGTTTTCTGCAACCATCACGACAGTGATCGCATTCTTTGGCCTGATGGCGATTGGCGGCCGCTTTGGCAGCTTGATCGGTGATATTCCCTTCACCGTGATCGTTGTCTTGATCGCCAGCCTGATCGAATGCTTCCTGATCCTGCCCAACCACCTGTCTCACGCGATAGCGCATTCCAGCAAGGATCATTGGTATGATCTGCCCTCGCGCGTGGTAAATCGTGGCTTTGACTGGTTCCGGGAAACGCTGTTCCGTCCTTTTATGACGCTTGTTGTCAAAGCCCGGTATCCGGTCTTTGCACTGGCAATTGTGGCGCTCGCTTCGCAAGTTTCGTTGTTTATCAAAGGCGATGTGACCTGGCGCTTTTTTAACGCACCTGAACAGTCGCAGGTCACCGGCAATTTCGCGATGTTGCCCGGCGCCACACGCGAGGATTCGCTGGCCATGATGCGCGAAATGCAACGCGCGACTGAGGCCTTGGGTGCGGAATACGAGGCTGAGTATGGGGTGAACCCACTGAAATTTGTCGCCGCAGAAATCGGCGGAAATGCAGGCCGTGGTATCGCCGGTGCAGATACCAAAGACGCCGATCAACTTGGTGCGATTACCATCGAATTGATTGATGCTGACAGCCGCCCCTATAGCAGTTTTGCTTTTGTGGGGGCGCTGCAAGACAATATTCGCCAGCACCCAATGGCCGAAACTGTGACCTTCCGTGGTGGCCGCTCTGGCCCCGGTGGCGACAGTCTAGATATCCAAATGTATGGCGCGGATAGCGATACACTTAAGGCCGCCGCAGAGGCGCTTAAGACAGAACTGGCGCAGTTTCCCGAAGTATCGGCTTTAGAAGATACGCTCGCTTATGACAAAGAAGAACTGATCCTTGAGCTGACCCCGCAGGGTCAGGCACTTGGTCTCAGCATAGATGGTCTGGGCAGCGTTCTGCGTGACCGGCTTGGCGGGATCGAGGCTGCCAGCTATCCCGATGGCACCCGCTCGGCCACGATCCGCGTGGAACTGCCCGAGGATGAGTTATCAGCCGATTTCCTGGATCGCACGCAGATACGCACCGCCGAGGGTGTCTATGTTCCACTGGCTGATGTTGTCACCGTGCAGAACCGAACCGGGTTTTCGACTGTACGCCGCGAAAACGGCATTCAGTTGATCTCTGTCACAGGTGATCTGGACAGTGACGATGCCGCCCGCGCCACCGAAGTAGAGCAATTGATCAATGACGATATTCTGCCCCGGATCGAAAGCAACTTTGCTGTCGAATCACAACTGTCCGGGCAAAGCGAACAGGAACGGCAGTTCCTAAGCGATGCACGCACTGGATTGATCTTGGTCCTGCTGGGAATTTACCTGACCTTGTCATGGATTTTCAGCAGCTGGACCCGCCCGGTTGTTGTTATGTCGATTATTCCCTTTGCCCTGATCGGAACTATCTACGGTCATAACGCCTGGGCTATTCCCCTGAGCATGTTTACCGTCGTCGGTCTGATTGGGATGGTGGGCATCATCATCAATGACAGTATCGTGCTGGTTACAACGGTGGATGAATATGCCGAAGAACGCGGGCTCATCCCCGCGATTATCGACGGCACCGTGGACCGTCTACGCCCAGTTATGCTGACGACGCTGACGACTGTATTGGGCCTTACACCGCTGCTTTATGAAGGGTCTAATCAAGCGGAATTCCTTAAGCCAACCGTCGTCAC
This window harbors:
- a CDS encoding efflux RND transporter permease subunit, which codes for MVTGGEKLTAGAGGILSYFTRHRTAANLLLVLMLTAGLLSFPNMRAQFFPDVVVDDIDVTVTWSGAGAEDVDAAIVQVLEPVLLGVEGVTASSATSSEGRASIQLEFEPGYDIDRAAEDVQLAVDGASNLPEDAEDPSVRRGGWSDRVTDVVITGPVGVDQLGRFADEMAARLFAEGVTQVFVQGVAAPSTIVEVPSLSLVEHGIGLADISARIAEEAEADPAGDVSGNARVRTGVAKRSAQDIGAIVLRSNPDGSNLTIADVATVRVEGADRARAYFVGDDPAIKIRVLRSATGDAIGMQATVGEVADELTAELPTGVTVNLTNGRAEAISARLDILLENGLSGLALVVVLLFLFLNVRTAFWVAFGIPVAMLAAIALMYAVGITINMISLFALIITLGIVVDDAIVVGEHADFRVRALGEHPTVASENAARRMFSPVFSATITTVIAFFGLMAIGGRFGSLIGDIPFTVIVVLIASLIECFLILPNHLSHAIAHSSKDHWYDLPSRVVNRGFDWFRETLFRPFMTLVVKARYPVFALAIVALASQVSLFIKGDVTWRFFNAPEQSQVTGNFAMLPGATREDSLAMMREMQRATEALGAEYEAEYGVNPLKFVAAEIGGNAGRGIAGADTKDADQLGAITIELIDADSRPYSSFAFVGALQDNIRQHPMAETVTFRGGRSGPGGDSLDIQMYGADSDTLKAAAEALKTELAQFPEVSALEDTLAYDKEELILELTPQGQALGLSIDGLGSVLRDRLGGIEAASYPDGTRSATIRVELPEDELSADFLDRTQIRTAEGVYVPLADVVTVQNRTGFSTVRRENGIQLISVTGDLDSDDAARATEVEQLINDDILPRIESNFAVESQLSGQSEQERQFLSDARTGLILVLLGIYLTLSWIFSSWTRPVVVMSIIPFALIGTIYGHNAWAIPLSMFTVVGLIGMVGIIINDSIVLVTTVDEYAEERGLIPAIIDGTVDRLRPVMLTTLTTVLGLTPLLYEGSNQAEFLKPTVVTLVFGLGFGMFLVLLIVPSVMAMQADVGRQIQAAKRALRGRKAAMFIPAGLGFAGALALFGATVAPLIINGGPWPAMAGYLPFLQSGFGPAMIVFTLGLMALLLVIYILAMLGQMMHRLRT
- the moaB gene encoding molybdenum cofactor biosynthesis protein B, with the protein product MSRIDETLDFVPVRVAILTVSDTRQLVDDKSGQTLVGRIAAAGHHIADRQIVTDDRAKIVECLQRWCADSSVDVVISTGGTGLTGRDVTVEAHRDVYEKEIDAFGTVFTIVSMQKIGTSAVQSRATAGVAQGTYLFALPGSPGACKDAWDEILCKQLDFRHRPCNFVEIMPRLDEHLRRK
- a CDS encoding HlyD family efflux transporter periplasmic adaptor subunit yields the protein MRFLRRSLMGVFLLSVTLVLLAWAGNMVREAVTARLNEEPRNFPQRERVLAVNVITLEPQTITPVLTVFGELRSQRTLDLRSATSGTVLEASDALVEGGAVTQGQLLLTIDPVEAQAALDRVRADLQDAQAELRDAERSLLLEQDELSAAQEQANLRAQAVTRARDLQERGVGTAATVETAELAASSAQAAVLTRRQALASAQARIDQATTRLARAEISVSEAERDLSDTEVFAAFDGVLADVSISPGGRVTANELIAQLVDPTRLEVAFRVSTSQYARLLDGDGTLITAPVRVALDVSGVNLVAEGQITREGASVGTGQTGRLLFARLDSSPGFRPGDFVTVSIDEPQLDRVALVSATAVSADGTVLVVGDEDRLQSVAVDLLRRQGDDVIITVRGLAGQTIVAERSPLLGDGIKVNPIRPGGSETEPAEPEMIALDADRRAKLIAFVNEGRMPDEVKARIIGQLEQEEVSSETVARLESRMGS